Genomic segment of Bacteroidales bacterium:
AAACTGTCAATGCCTTTAGCTGCTCCGTATTTACCGACTGCAAAACCGCCGCTTACACCTTTTGAGGTAATACTACCGGCATTTACAAATGTTCCGTCTTCTTCATTTACACAAAATAATAAACTGTCAATTCCTTTTGCAATTCCGTATTTTCCTACTGCAAAACCGCCGCTTACACCCATTGCATTAACAAATGTTCCGGTATTTTCATCTACACTAAAAAATACTGTATCCATTCCTTTGGCTATTCCGTATTTGCCAACCGCAAAACCGCCGCTTACCCCGGTAAACGGAATACCGTTTTCTTCATCTACACGAAAATATTCTTCATCCATACCCTTGGCTATACCATATTTCCCAACTGCAAAACCTCCACTCACACCTTTCGACTCATCATTTACATATATTCTAACTCCATCTGATGTAACAGAAAAAACCGGCTTTCCCGTCTTATCTTTTACCTGAAATATTGGGTCATCAGGAGATGCGTTTTCATCTGCTTCAATAGTAAAATTAGTTGCTGAAATATTATTCCCGACATCTAAACTATAAGCAGTATTTGTTAATCTGACATTTGAATTTTCTACAGTCCAAAGCTCCGCAGGTGTAGAAAGGTCAGTCCATTTATCTTGCCCGAACAAATAAAAACTGCCTTCAGTAATATCAAAAACTAATAAACCGTTTTTAGCATTACTGATAGAATTTCTTTGTTCAGTTGTCATTCTGGGAATTAACATACCTTTATTCGTTGATTGAATATCCAAAACAGCCGATTCGTCAGCTATTGTTGATGCACCGGGATCATCGGAAATAACAACGCCCTGTCCGAACATTCCGTAATTAAATACTCCTGTTAAAATTATTGCAAGTAAAAATTTAATAACTTTCATAAAAATAGTTTTAGTAATTTAAATAATTTTCACAAATCTTAAAAAAAAACAGCTCAAAAAAAAATTTTGAGCTGTTTTTTTTAGATATAATTTATATCAACTATTTAAAGCCGGGTATCCTGCTCGGAGACCAAGGGCTGCCTGCTGCATTAGCACGTTTCTCAAGCAGTTTCATTTTCTGATCAAGAACTTTCGCTTGTTCAATTAGTTTTGTTATACCGGTTTTTACAATAATTAAGTTTTCTTTCAAAGTTGTTGTTGCATCTGAACCGTGATATGCTCCGTAGGTTACGGCTGATATTCTCCAATTAAGATTCGGCGGTTGATTTTCATTCATATTATCAATTATCTCATCACCTGATAATATTCGCTTCATTTCTCTTAATTCTGCAATATATTCATCAGCACGAATCATATCTTCTTGAGTTGAACCGCCTCCGTTTATTAATGCTGTTCTCAAAGCCTTTACATTTTTACTCATTTCATTAACATATCTTGTTAAACCAACAGTAACACCATATACTTCAGCTGCATCTTTTTTAAATCTTTCAAGAGCAATCGGATCTTCTGCCGGTAAACTCAAATTATTCAGTCGTTTAACATTAAATGTTTGTTCAACTCCTAAATTTGTTTCAATTCCGTTTACAACTTTAGACATAGTAACTGTATATTTCCCGGGAGGAACCGGTATTCCTCCTGTTTGTTTATTATGCATTGGAGAACCGGCTTCAGTTACAGGATACATATTAAATCTTCTTAATCCCCAATTAAATCTGCTTATGCCTGATGTTGCACTTCTATTAATTCTGCGTACAATCTCTCCTCCGGAATTTTTAACTGTAAACATCAAATAAGGCTTAATTTCATCAGCTTCTTCTCTTAAAATATCTATAGACGGATAATTAATATCAATGCCTTTCTCTTTAGCTTCTTTTTCTGCTTCAAGTCTGTAATCCTTTTTTGTTTTAATTTTATCTTTAATATAATATGTAAAAGTTGCTCCGAATTCAGGATTGCTTCCGGCATATACGGTTGCTCCTTGCCCGTATTTTTTAGACGTTTGGCTGTAAATAAATGCATCTCTTACAGGAAACAAGATATTATCTTCTTTTAAGCTTTTATCAGTAATCTTTCTTAATAATGAAAAATCATCTAAAATATAAAAACCTCTGCCGAAAGTAGCAATAACGAGATCGTCTTCTCGTCTTTGAATTTTAATGTCTCTTACAGCATTAGTAGGTAATCCCGATGATAACTTAATCCATTTTCCGCCTCCGTTTACAGAATAGTATAATCCGAATTCAGTACCGACAAATAACAATTGCTGTTCAACCGGATCTTCAACTATAGAATAAACAGTTCCTCTTTCAGGCAGATTTGAAGTGATTTCAAACCAAGATACTCCTTTATCCATACTTTTTAATATGTATGGTTTAAGATCATTATTTTTTCTTCCGTCAAATGTCGCATAAATTACATTTTCATTATGTTGAGATGCGAAAAGACAACTTATGTAAGTCATTTCCGGAATTCCTTTAATTTTACTTATTTTACGCCAGTTTTTTCCTCCGTCTTGCGTAATTTGAATTAATCCGTCATCGGTACCGGCCATTAATAAATTTTCGTTTAAAGATGATTCGTCAAAAGAAACAATATTACCGAAAAAAGAAGTCGATGAATTTTTTGCAACAGCATCAGTCGGTTGAATAATTCCCATTACTTTCAAATCATTTCTGTCCAATTGCTTGGTAAGATCAGGACTGATTATCTTCCAAGAATTTCCTCTGTCATCACTTCTGAAAACTTTATTTGCAGCAAAATATAATCTTGTATGTTGATGATTACTAACTTTAAAAGGGGCATTCCAATTCCAACGATAAGCTTCTCCTTCAGGCGGCAAAGGTTGAATATACACCCTTTCACCACTCTTTTTATCGTATCTTACCATACCTCCGTATTGTGATTCTGAATACATGATGTTCGGATCTTTTGAGTCAAATGCCGAAAAAAAGCCGTCTCCTCCTTGAGTTACTACCCAATCATCTTTTAAAATACCGTCTCTGCATATAGTTTGAGACGGTCCCACCATACTGTTATTATCTTGAGTTCCTCCTGCAACATTATAAAAAGGAAAATCGTTATCCACAGCAACTCTATAGAATTGCATAACAGGTAAATTTGGTGAATGTCGCCATTTTGCACCCATGTCAAAAGTTTCATAAATACCTCCGTCGCTGCCAATTATTAAGTGATTTGTATTACAGGGATCAATCCATAATGCATGATCATCCACATGTTTATTTGATAATCCGAGATTTTTCCATGTTTTACCGCCGTCAAGTGTATATTGTGTATAATTATCCATCGAATATACTTTATCCGGATCTTTCGGATCACAAAATATTCTGTTATAATACTGCGGGCTTGAAGAAACTGAAGAACTCATTTTAGACCATGATGCACCTCTGTTTGTTGTTCTGTAAAAACCTCCCAAACCGTTTGTTCCTTCAATAATTGCATAAACATAATCAGGATTTACAGGAGAAATTGCAAGCCCGATTCTTCCTACCTTACCACCGGGCAGTCCGCTTGTTAGCTTTTTCCATGTTTTACCTGCATCACCGGATTTATAAATCGCAGATTCAGTACCACCATTAATAAGTGTAAATACTCTTCTGCGCCTTTGGTAACTTGCTGCATATAAAACATCCGGATTTCTCGGATCTAATACAATATCAGTAAAACCTGTATTTTCACTAATGGTATATAGTGTGTCCCAAGTTTTTCCCATATCTTCTGTTTTATAAATTCCTCTTTCACCGCCCGGTCCCCACAAAGGACCTTGAGCTGCAACATATACATGAGAATTTCTCGGATCAATAATTATTCGCCCGATATGTTCAGATTTCTTTAATCCGACATTTTTAAATGATTTACCGGCATCTTCTGATACATATACTCCGTCGCCGTACCCTATTGCTCTTTGACTGTTGTATTCTCCGGTTGCTACCCAAATAACATTGGTATTATTAGGGTCTATTGCAACATCAGAAGTTGAATATGAACCGTAGTTATCAAATATAGGATAATAAGTAATACCTGCATTATCAGTTTTCCAAACATTCCCTGCAGCAACCGCAACATAAAATTGTGAATGATTATAAGGATTAACCTCAAGGTCAGCAATTCGTCCCGATGCATATGCAGGCCCGATACTTCTGAATTTAAATGCTCCAAAAGTTGAAGATTTCATTAAATCGTTATCTCCAGTAATATCTTGGGCATTTAAAGTAAAAGTAATAATAAATATTGGTAATAAAATTAAAGCGAACTTTACAAAGTTTTTATTCATAGCTGTTTATATTTTTTTTTCAGTTATTTATGTTATATAAAATAAATACTGATAATAATGATTAGATATTATTTCTAATTAAGGTCATTTACAGATGTATAGATTACATAACAAAAGTCATGCAAGAAATCATGATTTAGATATTGAAAGTAATATTGATATTTATTCCGACGGAAATAATCTCTATATTAATTCAGAATATGACAATCTGAAAGTTGAAATATTTAATCTGAAAGGTCAATTATTATTACAAAAAAATATTTCAAATAAAGGAAGAACTATTATAAACATAAATTATCCTAAAAGCATATATTTTGTAAAAGCTGTTGCTGAAAAAGAAACTCTTTGTAAAAAAGTAGTTTTGTCAAAATAATTATTTGTTTATTGTTGTTCTGTTTATTGAAAAAGAGTCTCTTGCGGCTCTTTTTTGTTTTATCCTTGAGTCATTAAAAACTACTTAAAAATTGTTACAACTTATAAGAAATCATAGCCTGATACGGTTTATTATATTCCTAAAATAAAACTAAAAAAACTATCGAAATTAATATCTTTGCACCCTCAAATTTTGCAAGCTAATATTAAATGAACAAAAAAATTACAGTAACAGGAGCAAGAGTACACAATCTGAAAAATATTGATGTTGAAATTCCTCGCAATAAACTTACTGTTATTACAGGATTAAGCGGCAGCGGAAAATCATCACTTGCTTTTGATACTATTTATGCCGAAGGTCAAAGAAGATATATTGAAACTTTTTCAGCTTATGCAAGACAATTTCTCGGCACTCTCGAAAGACCGGATGTTGATAAAATTACCGGTTTAAGTCCCGTTATTTCTATAGAACAGAAAACCACCAACAGAAATCCTCGTTCAACTGTAGGAACAATAACGGAAATTTATGACTTTTTGCGACTTTTATATGCTCGCGCAACTACCGCATATTCTTACCTTTCAGGAGAAAAAATGGTAAAGTATTCAACCGAGCAAATCATTAACTTAATTTTTAATGAATATGAAGGTAAAAAACTAATAATTCTATCCCCTGTTGTTAAAAGCAGAAAAGGACATTATAAAGAACTGTTTGTTTCAATAAGAAAAAAAGGATTTCTGCAAGCAAGAATCAACGGAGAAATATGCGAAATAAAACCCGGTTTACTGCTTGACAGATATAAAACTCATGAAATTGAAATTGTAATTGATAAACTTAAAATTGACGAAAAAAACAGTAAAAGATTAAAAGAATCAGTAAAAACAGCCATTCACCACGGCAAAGGAGTTATAATGGCTTCTGAATATGAAACTGATAACATCCGATATTTCAGTAAAAACTTGATGTGTCCCTCTACCGGACTATCATATGATGAACCGGCTCCGAATTCTTTTTCTTTCAATTCACCGCAAGGTGCATGTTCTGCATGTAAAGGACTTGGTGTTATCAGCAAAGTTGATATTAATAAAGTTGTACCCGATGATTCTTTAAGCATAAAGAGAGGAGGAATAAAACCCTTGGGCGAATATCAAAACACATTAATATTTTGGCAGATTGAAGCTATTTTAAAACAGCATAAAGCAAATATTAAAACACCGATTAAAAATACCCCTAAAAAGGCATTAGATAAAATTTTGCAAGGAACTGATGAAACTTTAAAGATTGAAAATTCAGCTCTCGGAATATCTTCAAAAATTGAATTAAGTTTCGACGGAATTTTCTCATATCTTGAAAGACATTCAAAAGGAACAAATGCAAATTCACGAAAAGTTAAAAACAACTATTTCACAGATGAAATTTGCCCTGTTTGTGAAGGAAAACGTTTAAAAAAAGAATCGCTGTGGTTTAAGTTTGCCGGTAAAAACATTTCTGAACTTGCAGAAACGGATATTAATGAGTTATATTCCTTTTTAAAAAATGCAAACTCAAAACTTACTGAAAAACAAAACATAATAGCCAAAGAAATTATAAAAGAACTATTAACACGCTTACAATTTTTATCAGATGTAGGGCTTTCTTATCTTAATTTAAACAGAAGTTCAAGAAGCCTTTCGGGAGGTGAAAGTCAAAGAATAAGGTTGGCATCACAAATCGGTTCAAAACTCGTTAATGTACTTTATATTCTCGATGAACCGAGCATCGGGTTGCATCAAAGAGATAATCACAGATTAATCAATTCACTTCAACAACTCAGAGATACAGGAAATTCGGTAATTGTTGTAGAACACGATAAAGACATGATGCTTTCTGCCGATTATTTAATCGACATGGGACCTTATGCCGGAAAGCACGGAGGTGAAGTTTCAGCAGCCGGAACTCCCGAAGATATTTTAAAAAGTGATACACTGACTTCACAATACCTCAACAATAAAAAAGAAATACCGATTCCGAAGGAAAGAAGAAACGGAACAAATAAAAAAATTATATTAAAAGGAGCAACCGGAAATAATTTAAAAAATATAAACGTTGAATTTCCGCTCGGTAAATTTATTTGTATTACCGGTGTTTCGGGAAGCGGTAAATCAACTTTAGTTAATGAAACTCTGCATCCTATTTTAAGTAAACATTTTTACAGATCAGTAAAAATTCCTCTGCCTTATAATTCAATCAAAGGATTAGAACATATCGACAAAGTTATTGAAGTGAACCAATCGCCCATAGGCAGAACACCGAGAAGTAATCCTGCAACTTACACAAAAACTTTTGATGAAATCAGAAAATTATTTGCACAACTTCCCGAATCTAAAATCAGAGGATATAAACTCGGAAGATTTTCTTTCAATGTTAAAGCAGGAAGATGTGAAACATGCCAAGGTGCCGGATTGCGAACCATAGAAATGAATTTTCTGCCGGATGTTTATGTGCCTTGCGAAGATTGCCAAGGCAAAAGATATAACAGAGAAACTCTGGAAGTAAGGTATAAAGGAAAATCAATAAGCAATGTGCTTGAAATGACCATTAATACTGCTTATGATTTCTTCGACAAAATACCGAAAATAAGAAAAAACCTTAAAGCAATGAAAGATGTAGGTCTCGGTTATGTAACTATGGGTCAAGCTTCTACAACATTATCAGGCGGAGAATCTCAACGTGTAAAACTATCTTCTGAACTCGCCAAAAGAGATACCGGAAAAACTTTATATATTTTAGATGAACCTACAACCGGTTTACACTTTGAAGATATAAAAATGCTGCTGAAAGTTTTAAACAGGCTTGTTGATAAAGGAAATACCGTTATTGTTACAGAACATAATATGGACGTTATAAAAGTTGCCGATCATATTATTGATTTGGGCAAAGAAGGCGGTTTAAAAGGAGGTTACATCATTGTGCAAGGAACACCTGAAGAAATTATAAAAAACAAAAACAGTTACACTGCAAAATTTCTTAATAAAGAATTAACATAATTAGTTAATCTTTTTAATTATTTTTTGTACTTTTGTAATCCATTTTTTAAACTATTAATTAATAATCAAAAAATATATGTTATGAGAAAAATTTCTATTTTATTATTATTAACACTTTTTGCTTTAAGTGTTAATGCACAAACACAAATTTATGTGTTAGATTTTGAAACTGCAGGAACTTATACCACATCAGTTCCTGAATTTACTGATTTCGGGGGTGATTATTTCATCAGAACAGACGGTTCAGATATCGGAACCTTTGTGGAATTTACAGATATTCAGGGTTCATACTATTTTGCTGTAATGGATACAGACGGATCTCCCGGAACTTATACTAATACGACACTGAATATTTACGACATTGATATTTCAGGATATTCAAATCTTGAAATTAGAATTTATCTTGCAGAAGATCAATCATCAGACGGTAATGAAGATTGGGATGAAGATACATATGTACACATTACAGGCTCTATAGACGGCGCCCCAAGTGAAAATTTAATTTGGATTGAGTCTGAACTTGCAGGTTCTAATTCTCTTCCGAGAATTGATACTGATTTTGACGGATTTGGTGACGGTACCGAAATTACACCTGCATTTATTCAATTTAGTACAAACATAACCGGTACCGGCAGCCTTTTAGATATTGCAATTGAATTTAATGAACTTACTTCCGGAGACGAAGACATTGCCATTGATCACATTGAGATATACGATACCGGCGGAACAACAGCCGGTGGACCGGATTGTGCAAATGCTACACTAATTACAGAAGGAACACATCATGCTATTCATACAGAAGAAGGAACCGGAGCTAATTACGACCAATGGTACTCTTTTTTAGCTACAGTATCCGGAACAGCAACCGTAGAAAACTGTGCATCAGATGTTGATATTTATTTTTTAATTCAACAAATAGCATGTGGAAACGATTATGATATGGCTGATGATGATGTTTGTGGTACAAGTGGATATTCTGAGGATTTTACTTTTGATATAACAGCCGGAATTACTTATTTTATAGGTATAGGAAATTGGGATCAGGCTACAACTGCTGAATATGACTGGACATTAACAGAAACAGAAATAGTTTCTCATGCAATTATAAATGCTTATGCAATCAGTAGTACAGAAATTGATATTGAATATGACGGATCAATAACTTCCGTTGATCCGGCAGATTACAGTTTAACCGGTTCACAAGCAATAACATTCAGTACAGCAACTATTGACGGAGTGGATGACCATTTTGTACATCTTTCAGGCGCTTCCGAAAATATGACCGGTGATGCTGTTTTAGATAATATAAACGATGCTGCAAACATCACTTCTTTCGATCTTTATGCAGGTATCACTCCTGTTATGTTTACTAACTCTGCAAATGCCCCTGATACTTTATTGCAAGGATATAATACATCATTTACCGGAATTATTTCAGCAAATGACGGATTTAATAATGTTTGGATAGCAGATTCAGAAGGAAGCATGAACGGAGTTATGATCTATGATTATGATTTTGACGGTTTAGTTGCTGTTGGAGACGAAGTTGTTATTGTTGCTAATAAAAAAATATACTATGATTTAAGCGAAATAATTGATCCTATTTTAATAAGTACCTTATCAAGTGGTAATACACCTTACGGTCCGACTGTAATTCAAGGAAATGCAATAGATACTTTAGAAGTTGCAGATTCTCCGAATGCAGAACAATGGGAAGGCCAGTTAGTAACCGTTAATAATGCCGTTATTACTGAAGCCGATGTTTCAACTGATTATTATTTCTACGCTACGGACGATTGCGGAATAAATGAATTTAAAGTAGGAGATAATGTTGATTATCATTTCGGTTCTGTTTCTATGAATGTAGGAAGTATGTACAATATTACAGGAGTTGTTGATTTCTCTTACGGCAAATACAGAATAAATCCGAGAGATGCTGCTGATATTGTAGAGATAGATATTGCAACAAGTATTGTTGAAGAACCCGGAACCCAAACACCCGGAGCAACACTTGATGCAACCGTAGTTGCAGATTCATTAAGTGCAGCCGAAATAATCAGATTTGTTGTTACAGACACAGGTGATGACGGTTTACCGACAAAAGTTTCACAAGTTACATTCTACGGCGGTTCAAATAACACAGCTGATTTCGACATTGATATTGCCGGAGGATATATTTCTTTTGCAGACGGTGATACAATTAACTATGCAGGAGAACCAAACTCAACTTCAAACATGATTCAGTTAATCATGAACTCTGATGAAATGATAATTGCTGACGGAACAAGTGAAGAATTTGTAGGATATATTTGGTTAGATGCAGAAGCTGTTCACGGAAACATTATTCAATTCATGATTGATGCTGATAATCACGAATTTTTGGCGGATGCTGATTGCAGTACTCAATTTGCAACTACTTTTACGGCAGATATTGCAGGTAATGATTTTACAATTGATAATACTGATGCAATAAATACAATTGCAGGTAATAACATTAAGGTTTATCCTAATCCTGCAAATAATGTTTTATTTGTCAGAAACATGAGCAATATTTCAGAAATTTCAATTGTAGATATTCTCGGAAAAACTGTT
This window contains:
- a CDS encoding T9SS type A sorting domain-containing protein, which translates into the protein MYRLHNKSHARNHDLDIESNIDIYSDGNNLYINSEYDNLKVEIFNLKGQLLLQKNISNKGRTIININYPKSIYFVKAVAEKETLCKKVVLSK
- a CDS encoding T9SS type A sorting domain-containing protein, with protein sequence MRKISILLLLTLFALSVNAQTQIYVLDFETAGTYTTSVPEFTDFGGDYFIRTDGSDIGTFVEFTDIQGSYYFAVMDTDGSPGTYTNTTLNIYDIDISGYSNLEIRIYLAEDQSSDGNEDWDEDTYVHITGSIDGAPSENLIWIESELAGSNSLPRIDTDFDGFGDGTEITPAFIQFSTNITGTGSLLDIAIEFNELTSGDEDIAIDHIEIYDTGGTTAGGPDCANATLITEGTHHAIHTEEGTGANYDQWYSFLATVSGTATVENCASDVDIYFLIQQIACGNDYDMADDDVCGTSGYSEDFTFDITAGITYFIGIGNWDQATTAEYDWTLTETEIVSHAIINAYAISSTEIDIEYDGSITSVDPADYSLTGSQAITFSTATIDGVDDHFVHLSGASENMTGDAVLDNINDAANITSFDLYAGITPVMFTNSANAPDTLLQGYNTSFTGIISANDGFNNVWIADSEGSMNGVMIYDYDFDGLVAVGDEVVIVANKKIYYDLSEIIDPILISTLSSGNTPYGPTVIQGNAIDTLEVADSPNAEQWEGQLVTVNNAVITEADVSTDYYFYATDDCGINEFKVGDNVDYHFGSVSMNVGSMYNITGVVDFSYGKYRINPRDAADIVEIDIATSIVEEPGTQTPGATLDATVVADSLSAAEIIRFVVTDTGDDGLPTKVSQVTFYGGSNNTADFDIDIAGGYISFADGDTINYAGEPNSTSNMIQLIMNSDEMIIADGTSEEFVGYIWLDAEAVHGNIIQFMIDADNHEFLADADCSTQFATTFTADIAGNDFTIDNTDAINTIAGNNIKVYPNPANNVLFVRNMSNISEISIVDILGKTVQNINVNEENTEINISNLTNGMYFIEFNNTNGSKSIRNFVKN
- the uvrA gene encoding excinuclease ABC subunit UvrA, with the protein product MNKKITVTGARVHNLKNIDVEIPRNKLTVITGLSGSGKSSLAFDTIYAEGQRRYIETFSAYARQFLGTLERPDVDKITGLSPVISIEQKTTNRNPRSTVGTITEIYDFLRLLYARATTAYSYLSGEKMVKYSTEQIINLIFNEYEGKKLIILSPVVKSRKGHYKELFVSIRKKGFLQARINGEICEIKPGLLLDRYKTHEIEIVIDKLKIDEKNSKRLKESVKTAIHHGKGVIMASEYETDNIRYFSKNLMCPSTGLSYDEPAPNSFSFNSPQGACSACKGLGVISKVDINKVVPDDSLSIKRGGIKPLGEYQNTLIFWQIEAILKQHKANIKTPIKNTPKKALDKILQGTDETLKIENSALGISSKIELSFDGIFSYLERHSKGTNANSRKVKNNYFTDEICPVCEGKRLKKESLWFKFAGKNISELAETDINELYSFLKNANSKLTEKQNIIAKEIIKELLTRLQFLSDVGLSYLNLNRSSRSLSGGESQRIRLASQIGSKLVNVLYILDEPSIGLHQRDNHRLINSLQQLRDTGNSVIVVEHDKDMMLSADYLIDMGPYAGKHGGEVSAAGTPEDILKSDTLTSQYLNNKKEIPIPKERRNGTNKKIILKGATGNNLKNINVEFPLGKFICITGVSGSGKSTLVNETLHPILSKHFYRSVKIPLPYNSIKGLEHIDKVIEVNQSPIGRTPRSNPATYTKTFDEIRKLFAQLPESKIRGYKLGRFSFNVKAGRCETCQGAGLRTIEMNFLPDVYVPCEDCQGKRYNRETLEVRYKGKSISNVLEMTINTAYDFFDKIPKIRKNLKAMKDVGLGYVTMGQASTTLSGGESQRVKLSSELAKRDTGKTLYILDEPTTGLHFEDIKMLLKVLNRLVDKGNTVIVTEHNMDVIKVADHIIDLGKEGGLKGGYIIVQGTPEEIIKNKNSYTAKFLNKELT